From a single Calothrix sp. NIES-2098 genomic region:
- a CDS encoding cupin 2 conserved barrel domain protein, giving the protein MAQALPGARTGQNFAVTDLGLFSELRQFTFETPEAAIKLEGKVFLKQILNLSSAEISLNNLPPKISMPFYHKHRLNEEIYLFIRGKGEFQVDDCVFPIGEGTVVRVDPEGERCLRNTSDTEDLCFIVIQSRVGSYQDHTIQDGFGVRKQVSWVGKQQI; this is encoded by the coding sequence ATGGCTCAAGCCCTACCCGGTGCTAGAACTGGACAAAACTTTGCTGTGACTGATTTGGGTTTATTTTCTGAATTACGGCAGTTTACTTTTGAGACTCCAGAAGCCGCTATCAAGTTAGAGGGTAAAGTATTTCTCAAGCAGATTCTCAATCTCTCAAGTGCCGAGATTTCGTTAAACAACCTACCCCCCAAGATATCGATGCCTTTTTATCACAAGCATCGCTTAAATGAAGAAATTTACCTCTTTATTCGGGGGAAAGGTGAGTTTCAAGTCGATGATTGTGTATTTCCTATAGGTGAAGGAACCGTTGTGCGAGTAGATCCTGAGGGAGAAAGATGTCTGCGAAATACCTCAGATACAGAGGATTTGTGCTTTATTGTAATTCAGTCGCGAGTTGGTTCTTATCAAGACCACACCATTCAAGATGGCTTTGGTGTTCGCAAGCAAGTTAGTTGGGTTGGCAAGCAGCAGATTTAG
- a CDS encoding glutathione-dependent formaldehyde-activating GFA — protein sequence MSLPYTGGCQCGEIRYEIRAEPLTLYLCHCKECQKQSSSAFGMSLTVPRDALVITQGQPKAWIRKADSGREVKNLFCGDCGTRLFHDRTYSPDTINVKAGTLDDTTKLRPVGNIWTRSAQPWVTISEQMLNYEGQPDDVHLLWEKWTQQYS from the coding sequence GTGAGTCTTCCATATACTGGGGGTTGCCAATGCGGGGAGATTCGTTATGAAATCCGTGCCGAACCTTTAACTCTTTACCTGTGCCATTGCAAAGAGTGTCAAAAACAATCCTCTAGTGCTTTTGGTATGTCATTGACTGTCCCACGAGATGCTTTGGTTATTACTCAAGGACAGCCAAAAGCTTGGATTCGCAAAGCTGATAGCGGGCGCGAAGTCAAAAATTTATTCTGCGGTGACTGCGGAACGCGGTTGTTTCACGATCGCACTTACAGCCCAGATACTATCAACGTTAAAGCTGGGACGTTAGATGATACAACAAAGTTACGTCCAGTTGGTAACATTTGGACGCGTAGCGCCCAGCCTTGGGTGACGATTTCAGAGCAGATGCTTAACTACGAGGGGCAACCAGATGATGTGCATCTGTTATGGGAAAAATGGACACAACAGTATTCATAG